One segment of Scomber scombrus chromosome 3, fScoSco1.1, whole genome shotgun sequence DNA contains the following:
- the LOC133977896 gene encoding tubby-related protein 1-like yields MSAEKKPKKKKEEANGTTEAKLNGSEAKPKKTKTKKSEDASEEESPAIQNGKKVKKKKPEKSNDEPVKEKEKDKEKEPKKKTKSAPKKKKDSGSDDDNDDDDDEDTPKKKTKKKTTKDSSPSASSGKEKKSKSKDEKDSDGKEKKSKSKDKEKEKDKKKEPSSMFQINGDKDSKSKKKAAKSDSDDSEEETKSSKSKKKSTAGASSMFQASGDKDKDKDKNKDKDKDKDKDKKTKKKGKAEESDDSDSEKEEKSKKKKGKGKKKKERAPSPEIEFDNLEKFVMDPAPQGVTVKCRVTRDQRGMDKSLYPLYYLHLDNDKKTFLLAGRKRKKSATSNYLISIDATDLSRGGENFVGKLRSNLMGTKFTVFDNALNPERALPDLSNARQELAGIIYETNVLGMKGPRRMSVIIPGMDKDNDRVPLRPRNDCDGLLIRHQNRRMENLIELHNKTPVWNEESASHVLNFNGRVTQASIKNFQIVHNKDLDYIVMQFGRIADDIFTLDFNYPMCAVQAFAIALSSFDGKIACE; encoded by the exons ATGTCTGCAGAGAAG AagccaaaaaagaagaaagaggaggccAATGGCACCACAGAAGCCAAGTTGAATGGATCTGAGGccaaacccaaaaaaacaaagaccaAGAAGAGTGAAGATGCATCAGAAGAGGAAAGCCCTGCCATTCAAA atggaaagaaggtaaagaaaaagaaaccagaaaagaGTAACGACGAACCagtaaaagaaaaggagaaagacaaagagaaagagccgaaaaagaaaaccaaaagtgctccaaaaaagaagaaag ATTCAGGCTCAGATGACGACAAtgatgacgacgatgatgaggatacccccaaaaaaaaaacaaagaaaaaaacaacaaaggacaGCTCTCCATCTGCAAGTTCTGGCAAAGAGAAGAAATCTAAATCTAAAG ATGAGAAAGATTctgatggaaaagaaaaaaagtccaagTCAAaggataaagagaaagagaaggataaGAAGAAGGAACCATCCTCAATGTTCCAGATAAATGGAGATAAAGACTCTAAAAGCAAGAAGAAAG CTGCCAAATCAGACAGTGATGACAGTGAAGAGGAGACAAAGTCAAGCAAGTCAAAGAAGAAATCCACTGCCGGCGCATCATCCATGTTTCAAGCATCTGGAGACAAGGACAAGGACAAAGACAAGAACAAGGACAAGGACaaggacaaagacaaagacaagaagacaaagaagaaag GAAAGGCAGAAGAGAGTGATGATTCTGACtcggaaaaagaggaaaaatccaAGAAGAAAAAGGgcaaagggaagaagaaaaag GAGAGAGCTCCATCACCTGAGATTGAGTTTGACAACTTGGAGAAATTTGTGATGGATCCGGCTCCGCAGGGCGTGACAGTCAAATGCAGAGTGACTCGAGACCAGCGGGGGATGGACAAGAGCCTTTATCCTCTTTATTATCTTCATCTTGACAATGACAAAAAG acATTCCTGTTGGctgggaggaaaagaaagaaaagtgcaaCTTCAAATTATCTCATCTCAATAGATGCCACAGATTTAtcgagaggaggagagaattTTGTTGGGAAGCTGAG GTCAAATTTAATGGGGACTAAGTTCACCGTATTTGACAATGCTCTGAATCCAGAAAGAGCTCTTCCAGACCTGTCGAATGCACGGCAGGAGCTAGCAGGTATCATCTAT GAAACAAATGTGTTGGGGATGAAAGGGCCCCGAAGGATGTCGGTCATCATCCCGGGAATGGACAAAGACAATGATCGAGTCCCCCTCCGACCACGAAAT GATTGTGACGGCTTGTTGATAAGGCACCAGAATAGGAGGATGGAAAATCTGATCGAGCTTCACAACAAGACGCCTGTGTGGAACGAAGAATCAGCGTCTCATGTGCTCAACTTTAACGGCAGGGTCACCCAGGCCTCCATCAAGAACTTCCAGATAGTCCATAACAAAGACT TGGACTACATTGTGATGCAGTTTGGACGAATAGCCGATGACATTTTCACACTGGACTTCAACTACCCGATGTGTGCTGTGCAGGCCTTTGCCATCGCACTTTCCAGTTTCGACGGCAAAATTGCCTGTGAATAA